The Synechocystis sp. PCC 6714 genome includes the window CATAGTACACAAGGGTCACCCTACCCCCCTTGAGCATGGCATCGGCGGCGGCCAAAACGGAGGGGAAGCCAAGGGTTTGTATAACGCCAACGGCTTGGGGCATGGGAAGTTCCTCTGGGGGACGGATGGAAAATATTGATAAAAACTGAAACAAGCTAAGACAAGACCTCAGCTAGGTTTTCATCCTAGCAAAAACATGGCACGGGCAAATCATTGCCAAAAGCCCCGTTGCTTTTAGCTGGAGACCTTGGTTATTTCCGCAACCCGAGGCAAGATGGGATCTCTGACTGAATATCTTGGACACTGGCGGGCTAATCAACTTCAATGTTTAATCCCTGCCAAAATCCCCGCCATGGGGGGTCGGTCAGTATGTCAAAATACTAGATTGTTGTGCCCCGATCGCCCTTGACTAGTTTCTCCAGTGGGAATTAATCAGGGATGATGCGGCGGCGATTTAAATCGTTATCACAAACTAAGTTTTCCCCCAGAAATCATGGCTGAGACCCTACTGTTTGCCGCCCTACGCCAAGCCCTTGACGAAGAAATGGGACGGGATGTCAACGTCCTTGTGCTGGGAGAAGATGTGGGACATTATGGCGGTTCCTATAAAGTGACCAAAGATTTGTACGAAAAGTATGGTGAAATGCGGGTGCTGGATACTCCCATCGCCGAGAACAGTTTCACCGGCATGGCTGTGGGGGCCGCCATGACAGGGTTGCGCCCAGTGATCGAAGGCATGAATATGGGCTTTCTTCTGCTGGCGTTTAACCAAATCGCCAACAATGCGGGGATGTTGCGCTACACCTCCGGCGGTAATTACCAAATTCCCATGGTTATCCGTGGCCCTGGAGGCGTGGGTCGGCAATTGGGGGCAGAACATTCCCAACGGTTGGAGGCCTATTTCCATGCGGTGCCAGGACTAAAAATTGTGGCTTGCTCCACCCCCTATAACGCCAAGGGTTTGCTCAAAGCGGCCATTCGGGACAATAATCCGGTCCTATTTTTTGAGCACGTCCTACTGTATAACCTCAAAGAAAACTTACCCGACTACGAATACATTGTGCCTTTGGACAAAGCTGAAGTGGTGCGCCCCGGTAAGGATGTAACCATTTTGACCTACTCCCGTATGCGCCACCATTGTTTGCAGGCACTGAAAACTTTGGAAAAAGAGGGTTACGACCCGGAAATTATCGATTTGATTTCCCTCAAGCCCTTTGATATGGAAACCATCAGCGCTTCGGTGAAGAAAACCCATCGGGTCATTATTGTTGAAGAATGTATGAAAACCGGAGGCATCGGAGCCGAGCTAATTGCCCTAATCAATGACCATCTCTTTGATGAGTTGGATGGACCAGTGGTGCGTCTTTCTTCCCAGGATATTCCTACCCCCTACAACGGTATGTTGGAACGGCTGACCATTGTGCAACCGCCCCAAATCGTTGATGCTGTCAAGGCGATCGTCGGCTAATTGACTTCAAAACAGTACCCCTTGCCATAAACAGAATTAATCAGGCGGGGGGTATTGGGCTGTTCGATTTTGCGCCGTAGTAATCGTACCAGGGCCGCTAGCACGTTGCTGCTGGGGGGACTTTCACCGGGCCAAAGGTGGGAATAGATCTCTTCGTGGCTGAGAATTTGTCCGGGAGCTTGTAAAAATAGGGTTAACAGGGCTACTTCCTTTTCCGAAAGAGCAATGCGTTGGCCCTGGCAATAGGCCACCTGATTGGCTATATCCAAACTGATGTTGTTGACGCTGAGCAATGATCCCCGTCCTCCACTACCATTGTCTAGGCCAGTTTCTCCCTGACCTTGTCGTCGCAGTAGGGCCCGCACCCGGGCCAATAATTCCCGGAGTTGAAAGGGTTTAACTAAATAGTCATCTCCACCAGCATCTAACCCCGCCACTCGGTCATCCAGGGTATCTTTGGCAGTGAGAAACAAAACCGGCGTTGAGTGGCCCAGGGTCCTAATCTGGCGACAAATCTCTAACCCCGACACCTGGGGCAACATCCAGTCAAGGATTAATAGATCGTACTGGCCGGCGATCGCCATGGCTAAGCCTGTTTTTCCTTGGTCAGCTATGTCAATGCTATGGCCTTGGTGCCCTAGGGCTTTGCTCAAGGGTTCAGTTAAGGCGTTTTCATCGTCCACTAAAAGGATATTGGCCATGGTGGGATTTTTCTCAACTCTAGCAAGGGTTTAGGTTAGAGCTTTTTGGCCACTCGGGGGATCTGGCTCTAACCAGGCAATATTTTGTTAGTCATGGTCTAAACTCCCATGGAAACAGTATTTTGGGGCAAATGGAAGCACTAAGATGGGTCGGAAGTTTATCTTAGTTGGTTTTCTAATTATTTTAGGAATGTGATTAAAAGCGCCACAGCCCTCTCTCAACTTTGGGGAGCAACTAGGTAAAAGCCCCTCAAATATTGTCTGAGCGAGTGGGCAAATGAAAAATTGTCCAATGGGTTTTAAGGGCAGAGTAGAATCCTGTTCGAACATATTTTGTCAGCAAGTTAGCAGAAAGATAGAAAAGATTAGTGTTGCGTTCACAGTACTAGCAAGATTATTTAGCCTTTTCTAGGAAGGTCTCAACCGTGGGAAGTAGTGCCAAATATCAATGTGTCTAGTACTGGTTATTTATGCTTAATGGACAGCATATAGTTTATTATCCTTCCACCTAGATTAACGTAAGAGATAGAGACAATTTTTTATTGAAATCTTACTGCAAATTTAGAACAAGGGAGCGTTATTGAAACACAACCGAGGCTGACCAATTTGAAATTACTATCAACAACGTTAGATTTGGAACAGCCAACATTTTCCCATGCAATCCATTCAATCACCCCCACTTCGACAACATTTTCCCTGGCGATCACCAAAAAAATTGGCGTTAAAAAAGTCCGGTGGATTGCGCCATAGGGTTACCGTTTGCCGTTGCTACTATCGCATTGTTCTGTACTCCCACGACACCATGGGGTTGGGGCATAAGCGCCGTAACTTATTAATTGCCCAAACGTTGCTGAGGTCTGGATTACCCGTTGAAATTTTGGTGATTACAGGCATTGAAGAAGGGAATGGTGCCTTAACTGCGGCGGGTATTGACTATGTGGGTTTGCCCAGTCTGCGAAAAAATTCCGATGGTTCCTACAGCGGCCGGGATCTGAATCTGCCTTTGGAGAAATTGATTGCTTGGCGATCGCAGTTAATTTTGCAAGCAATCCAACAATTTCAGCCCGATGTGCTGATTGTGGACAATGTGCCCCGGGGAGTGGAACGGGAACTGGATCCCAGTCTAGAATATATGCGACAGCGCCCCGCAATGCTCTGTGTGCTTGGGTTAAGGGATATTTTGGATCAGCCGGGGGCAGTAAAGCGGGATTGGGACCGAGCGGACAATGAAAGGGCCATTCGTCGCTATTACGATGCAGTCTGGGTTTATGGCGACCCGCAAGTTTATGATCTGCGGCAGGAGTATGGTTTTGCCCCAGATATAAAGGCGAAAATGCAGCCCCTTGGTTATTTCCATCAGGGCGATCGCCTCCGGTATTTGGCCCAACCATGGGCAGAAACCCAGAAAAATTGGAATTTACCGCCTCGCTTTGTTTTAGGGGCTGTCGGAGGAGGTCAAGATGGGGAAACCCTGGCGATCGCCTTTGCCCAAATTCCCTTCACTGCTGACTTACCGGGAGTACTACTCACTGGGCCATTTATGCCGGAGTCTGTACGGCAAGAGTTAAAGGTCAATGCCCAACAAAATCCCCACCTCAGCATCCTGACCCACTGTCCCGAACCGACCATGCTGATGGCAGCAGCAGAACGGGTAATCACCATGGGGGGCTATAACACCACCTGCGAAATTCTTTCCTTCCAGAAGCCGGCCTTGATTATTCCCCGCATTAAACCCCGGCAAGAACAATGGCTCCGGGCGACCCGCTTACAACAACTGGGCCTGGTAGATGTGCTCCATCCCAATCAAGTAAATGCCCAAAACCTGGCCGCTTGGCTCCACTGTGCCCCGACAAACCAACACGACAAACCAGTTCTAAATCTCCGGGCTACCCAACAACTTCCCCTGATGTTGGATCATTTGCTCAAAACCCGTGCCCGTTTTATCTCCCAAGCCTGCTAGCCAATTCCGTTGTAAATCTTCCATGGCCATTGCCTACGTTGTTAAACGCTATCCCCGTTATTCGGAAACGTTCATTGTCAATGAAATTCTTGCCCACGAAGCGGCGGGTTTAGACATCAAAATCTTTGCCCTCCGTCCCCCGATGGATAGCCATTTCCAAGATAAAATTGCCCAGGTCAAAGCTCCTGTCACCTACATTCAAAAACCCAACCAAGGGCGATCGCACCCTGATTTATTGGGGCAAAATCCCACCGCCGCCAGTTACCTCTGGGCCGAAATCCAAGCCACCGCTGCTCTAATTCCCGACCTTTGGGGAAAATTAGCCTATGCGACCGGGGAACGCTCTAGTGTTTTATACCAGGCCCTCTGCCTTGCCCAAGCAGTCCGTCACTACGGAATTACCCATCTCCATGCCCACTTTGCCAGCGTCGCCACCAGTGTTACTCGCTTAGCAGCATATTTTGCTGGGGTACCCTACAGTTTTACCGCCCATGCTAAGGATATTTTCCATGAAAGCGTTGATGCGGCAGATTTTGCCCGCAAACTCCAGGATGCCCGCGCTGTGGTGACCGTCAGTGACTATAACTGGGCTTATTTACAGCACCAGTACGGGGGAGCCGCCAGCAGAGTACAGCGTATCTATAACGGCATGGATTTAATGGAATTGCCCTATCAATCCTGCCCAAACAACGGTGAACCGCCGTTAATTTTGTCAGTGTCGCGGTTTGTAGAAAAGAAAGGATTAACTTATTTGATTGCTGCCTGTGGTTTGCTACGCCGTTGGAATTGTTCGTTCCGCTGTCAGATAGTAGGCGCTGGCCCCCTGGAACCCGCATTGCGATCGCAAATTGCCCAGCACCAGTTGGAGCCTTGGGTGGAGATTACTGGCCCTAAACCCCAGGGAGAGGTATTTCGGCTCCTAAAACAGGGAACGGTGTTTGCAGCTCCCTACATTGTTGGTAAGGATGGCAATCGGGACGGTTTACCCACAGTGTTGTTAGAGGCGATCGCCTTGGGTACTCCCTGCGTAGCGACGGATGTGACGGGGATTCCCGAAATTATTCAGCATCAGGAAACGGGGTTGCTGGTGGGTCAAAATGATCCGGAACAGTTAGCCAAAGCTCTGCAAACCCTCTTGAACGACGCGGACCTACGTAACCGCTTCGCCCAGGCAGCCCGCCAACGGTTAGCACAAGCTTTTGACCTACACCGCAATGCCGCCCAGCTCCGTGAATTGTTTCATTTAGGGGAGCAACTATGAAGATTGCCTACGTCTGCGCCGATCCAGGTATTCCAGTCTTTGGCTGCAAAGGTGCCTCGATCCACGTCCAGGAAATGATCCGTGCCTTTCGCCACCAGGGCGCAACGGTGACGCTATTTGCGGCGAGGCTTGGGGGGAAACCGCCCGCAGACTTGGTTGATTTGCCCGTTTATCGCCTGCCCAAGGTACCCAAAGGAGATCTAGCAATGCGCGAGCAAGGGTTATTTCAACAAAATCAGACGTTGCAAGATTTATTAACCCAGGCAGCGCCCTACGATCTTGTTTATGAACGTTATTCTCTCTGGAGTCGGGCAGGGATGAGCTTTGCGCGAAACCGGCAGATTCCTGGGATTTTAGAGGTGAATGCGCCCCTAATTGAAGAGCAGGCCACCCACCGGAGTTTGCTAGACCGGGATTTGGCTTTGCAGGTAGCAAAAACAGCCTTTGGGGAAGCCACAGCTTTGATCGCAGTATCGGAAGGGGTTAAATCCTATCTACAGCAATGGGTGCCGGCCGATCGCCTTTTTGTAATGCCCAATGGAGTGAATTCCGCCCGTTTTTCCAGTACCTCCAAGCCGTGCGGAGCAATGCCTTTTACCGTTGGTTTTGTTGGTTCCCTCAAGCCCTGGCATGGACTGGATTGCCTGATTGAAGCCTTTGGCCAATTGCGACAAACTGTCCCGGAGGCCCGCTTGTTGATGGTCGGTGATGGCCCCCAACGGCAAGAGATTGAACGGGCGATCGCCCAGCGCCGTCTAACAGCCCAGGTGCAATGGACAGGCACAGTGTTACCAGAGCAAGTACCCCACTGGTTAAGCCAGATGAGCGTTGCGGTGGCTCCCTATCCTGCCAGTGAAAATTTTTATTTTTCGCCCCTCAAGGTGGTGGAATACATGGCAGCGGGGTTGCCAGTGATAGCTAGTCGCATCGGTCAACTGAGGGACATTATTGACCATGGGGTGACGGGCATTTTGTCTCCACCGGGGGAAGCGACAGCCCTCGCCCAAGCCCTCGAATATCTTTGGCGATCGCCCCAGCAACGGGAACAGTTAGGTCTGGCTGCCCGTGGTTTCGTACTTAAACACCATACCTGGGATCGCATTGCTGCCGAAATTTTGGTGATCGCCCAAGCCTGATTTTTTACCACTGAAGTTAGTTAGTTGAAGTTAAAAGTTACAAATAGATGAACCGTGCCTCCCCCATGAACCAAGCTGTGCCCGGCCTCTGGGCAGTGATCACCACCTTTTGGCCCGAAATTCGCGCCCAGTGGCGATTATTGCTAGTGGCTATGGTAACTTTGCTGGTGGACGTGGGGTTGCGGCTGCTAGAACCTTGGCCCTTAAAACTACTCATTGATGGGATACTGATTCCCTCTCAAACCCAACCAAACCTTTCTCTCTGGGGCTTTACTAACCTCAATCCCAATTGGCTATTAGTCTTGGTCACCGTCGGGGTGATTATCATTGCCATCAGTCGGGCGATCGCCACCTATTGGAATACCGTTAGTTTGGCGATCGTTGGTAGTCGCGTCATGGCCCAGGTGCGAGATCAACTCTATGGGCATTTGCAACGGCTGTCCCTGCGTTACCACTACCAAGCCCGCAGTGGCGATCTGATTATCCGTGTCAGTAGCGATGCCAACCGTCTCCAGGAAATTTTACTCACGGCGGCGTTGCCCCTGCTGGTCAGTCTTTTAACCTTGGGGGGAATGGTGGGGGTGATGGCCTGGCTAGACCTGAAATTAACCCTTTTGTCCTTGGTTACTTTTCCCCTATTTTGGTTCGCCGCCAATCGTTTAAGTGCCAAAATTCGCCATGCTTCCCTCACCCAACGTCACCGGGAAGGGGCCGTTGCCTCCACCGCCGCTGAATCCCTCGCTGCGATTAAACTTGTCCAAGCCCTCTCCCTAGAACAGGCCTTTGCCGATTTGTTTAGCCGCCAAAATCAACGGAGCCTCCAGGAAAACATCGAAACTAAACGATTGGCGGCCAACCTGGAACGGTCAGTGGACGTGCTGATTGCCCTGGGCACGGCTTTAGTGATGGGTTATGGAGGCCATCTGGTCATTGAAGATGTTCTGACAGCGGGAACAGTTTTAGTATTTTTAACCTATCTACGTAACGCCTACAAACCGGTGCAGAATTTTGCTAAATACACAGGTCGTTTGGCCAAGGCAGCGGCATCGGGGGAACGGATTTTAGATATTTTGGCGGAAACTCCTGATATTCAGGACAAACCAGGGGCTATTCTTGCCCCATTCCTCCAGGGATTTATCGAATTTAAACATGTTTCCTTTGGCTATCACCCTGACCAAGCAATTCTTAAGGGGTTGAATTTAACGGTAAAACCAGGGGAAAAAATCGCCCTCGTTGGCGCTTCCGGCAGTGGTAAATCTACTCTTCTCAGCCTGTTATTGCGTCTCTACGATCCCACCGCAGGGGCAATTCTCATCGATGGTCATGATCTGCGGGATTACCAATTGACGAGCGTTCGGAACCAAATGGCAGTGGTATTGCAGGAGAGTTTACTTTTTGCAGCAACGATTCGAGAAAATATCGCCTATGGCATCGAGGGGGCAACGATGGCAGAGATTGAAACGGCCGCAAGTTTGGCTAATGCCCATGAATTTATTCTGCAACTGCCCCAGGGCTACAACACGGTGGTAGGAGAACGGGGCACTACTCTTTCCGGAGGGCAACGGCAACGGTTGGCGATCGCCAGGGCGGCCATGAGGCAAACCCCCATTTTGATCCTGGATGAACCCACCAGCGGTCTGGATAAAGTCAATGAACAGTTGGTTTTTGAAGCCTTAGAACGGTTAGCGGAAAATCGCACCAGCTTTCTGGTAACCCATAATCTCCAGTTGGCGATCGCCGCTGACCAAATCTTTTACCTTGACCAGGGACAAATCCGGGAGCAGGGTACCCATGGGGAATTACTGGCCCACCAAGGGGCCTATGCTGACCTCTTCCAGCGGCAAACCTTCGCAATTGTCACCGAATCCCTGCGGCGTTAACCATGGCTGAAATTTCCCCTGACCCAAAAATGCCCTGGCTACCGTTGGCCCTCGATTGTCAGTTATCTCAACAACACCTGACTAGCATTTTTCCTGGCTTAGAAAAGGTCAAGAAAACCAAGCTTCTACGCCATAAACTTGGGCGACGGGCATTGATTGCCTATCATTTGGAAGCCGATGGGGGGGAACGGATTATTCTCGGCAAAATTCGCGCCAAAGGCACAGATTACAGAAGCTATGGCTGTCAACGGGCGCTCTGGGAGAATGGCTTCCATGGCCATAGTGAAGATAGCCTATCCGTACCGGAACCTTTAGGGCTAGTTAAACCCTGGCAGATGTGGCTCCAACGGTGGGTTCCTGGTCAACTCTCAACAAATTTATTGCTAACTGAGCCCGGCTTACCGGAAAAAGTTGCTGCCCTGGCCCACAAAATCCATAGCTATTCTGTCCCCACTACCAAAATCCACACCATTGCCGCTGAATTACAGATCCTTGGCGATCGCCTCCGGGAGTTCGTCCACCAGCAACCCCAGTGGCAAAAACAAATTCAACATTTCATCGCCCAGAGTGAACGGCTAGGAAAGCTTTTAGAACAGTATTCCCATCCCCTCACGACCATTCACCGAGACTTTTACCCCGACCAAATTTTGGTAGATGGCGATCGCCTTTGGTTAGTGGACCTCGACCTCTATTGCCAAGGGGATTCCGCCCTTGATTTGGGAAACTTTATCGCCCACATGACCGAGTATAGCCTCCGTATCTGGGGTAATCCCGATGCCATGGTTAGTCAAGAACAAACATTAAAAACTGCTTTTCTGGCCAAACAACCCCAAAATAACCCTTATTTGAGCCAAGCTATTGATATTTACATAGTCCTTACCCTAATGCGTCACATTGCCATTAGTTGGCGTATTCCCGCTCGTCGTCCCAATATCCCTGCCCTAATCGAACTCTGTGGCGATCGCCTTTGACAATGATTATTCATATTCATTTTCTTCCATCGTTTCTCCCTGAGGCATACAACTCGGCAAGGCGGGAATCAGCGCAGTAAATCCTCCTTCTTCTTCTGGGATGATATAGATGGGATATTTCAAGTCTAGATAATATTCCAAAGATTGCGTTTCAAACGCTTGCTTAGTTGTCATACTTCCAATTCTACAAATTTAACAGGCTAATAAGTTATTCAAAATAAGTTTGTTTTGCGGTTTTATCTATTTTTTGGGGAAATGATCGCCGTTATATTTTACTCTTCTTCCATCAGTCTAGGCAGAAGAATAGCAGAATATATCCCATAAACTTACTAAAGTTTTTAACCTGTCTAGTCTATCAACCTTTGTAAAAAGCTTTGCTAATTTCTCCAAAAGATGAGTATAGCTAGTTAAAATAAATATAGGACACTATGCTACACAGTAGTTACGAATAATTTCATCTATGCTTACACCTGGAGATACGTATGTTCTTGCTCTTTTCAATGCACTAAAATCATGCTCTATGTCATTAGGATCTGGCGAGTAGGTAGGTATAGTCATTTCAAATAATTTCGAGACTGCTTAAGTCTTTATTGACAAGCTTTTCGGTGAATTTGACTGCCTCAGTCTTACTGGAAACGACTATACTAGTTCTCCTAAGGTGTCCTTTAAGTAATTTGTTTACGGAAAAAAGTTTGTAGGGTTTCTCCCACTTCTTGGGGAAAATGTTCCTGGGGATAGTGTTTTGCCTCCGGTAATTTGACCAATTCCAGATGGTTGGCTCCCTGGACTAAATGCTCAATGGGTTCCACCGATAACCATTTATCCGCTATTCCCCAAATAAAGCAGGTCGGTTTTCGCCATTCCTTTTGCAGGCGATCGCCAATTTTTGTCAGAGCATTAGTGGTGGGTAAATTCTTAGTGGCAGCCATTAAAGCCCGACCGGCAGCGGAAGTTTTTAGCCACGGTTTACGGTAAATGTTGAGTTTTTCGTCACTGATCACAAAACCACTACCCCCTTCCAACGTACGGTCGATAATTAGTGGATCTTGGGTGACCATATCCCCCACCAAAGGAATTGTCCATTGGCGCATGGGCCAGGGTAAGGACACCGGAGGAACAACGGGGGTATTTAGGATAGCAAGTCGTTCAATCTGGTCTGGGTGATTGAGGGCATATTCAATGCCAGCTGTGGCCAAAAATCCCTGCACCACTAAGGATATTTTTTTCAATTGTAAAGACTGTAAAAATTCCCCCAAAGCCTGTTCATAGGCCACTGAAGTATAAGCAAAATCCCGTTTGTCCAAGATATCCGAAAAGCCAAACCCTAACCAATCCGGGGCGATCGCCGTTAACCCCTTTTCCGCCAACAGGGGCATTACTCCTGTCCAACACAAACTTTGACTTGGTAAACCATGGAGCAGCGCAACGGGGGGATTATTGGTGGGCTGGGACGGCTGAATCTGGCGGTAAAACCAGTGAAACTGTCCCACCTCAAGGGTCTGTTCGGAAATTTTCACGGAGGTTTGCTATCCTATGGAATCAATTCTGGGCCATTAATTGTCCCATTTCCTGTGCCCATCCCCCATCGCCAGGCTAACCATAATCCTGTCCTGGCCAACGGTTAACTTTTCGGCAGGAGACATTGCCAATGAATGCGGCAGAACAAGCCATTGGACTCGCTACCACTAGTAAAATCGCCGCTGTGGTGAACCTCTTTAAAGCCCAATTTCCCGATGCAAGGGCCGACCTCGCACCTTGGCAAGGCGATCGCCAGACCCAAGCCCAGGTGGACCCCCACTCCATCGACATTGGTTTCCATTTACCCGGTTGGAGTCCCCGTTACCAGAGCCGCAGTATCCTGGTGCAAATTCGCTTCCATCCAGATCCCATGGAAAAATCCCCGAAAATTATTGGCATTGAAACCGTCGGCATCAATCACCAAGGGCAGGCCTGGCGACTATCCACAGTGGACAACTGGCAGGTGGTGGGTAAATATCTCCCCGCCCAGGACATCGGGGAAAAACTGCGCCAATTCACCCGCCAAGCCTTCGAGCTTTTTCAGCCTCCAGACCGCTCCGGTTCCCCTTCCTAGCGCATGGATTGCACTCCGCTCCAACTGCGGCTGACCCGTTTCCCGTAGGCAATGACTGTGGGGGCTTTTGCTGGTTGGACTTTGCCATCTAGGGCCACGCTGACCAAAGAATTTTCGTCCTCCTCTTGGTCAAAATGGCTCACCTGAAAAAGTACCTGACCGGGATCGCTCTCATGCCAACCCAATAGGGTCGCGCTGGATTCCGTGTTGTTCTGGGGCATGGCACTGAGGGTACGGATGGAACCTTTTTGCCAAACAACGCCATAATCGCTGATATCGGAAGAATTAAACGCCCCTTCCATTTGCCGGGCCAATAGGCGATCGCCGTCCTCAGACCAGGAAGCTGGCAAAAGAATAGAAATTACCCCGGCCATTTCTGGACTATCTTCCCCCACCCTTTGCAGATAGCTGGCAATGGGGGAGTTGGCCCGCACTACCTGCAGCTTGCCCGTAGCTAAATTTTCAATAAACATTACCCCCAACACCTTGGATTCATAGGAATTAGGCTCCGCCCGCACTTCAATGCGACTATAGGCGGCATATTGACCAGAGGGAGACACTAAAGCTGGACTGCGGTAGTAGCGCAACCCTGACTGTTGTTGTTCTGCATAATCCTGCTGGGTGCGGACAATCCATTCCCAGGGCACCGGGTAGGGACTATCAAGGGGATCCGTTTCCCGTACATCGGTGACATTGAGTAGAAAATGATCGTCGGGAACCCCCATCGGGGTAAAACTAAAGGGCCTCAAAACACCGTTCAACAATAGGGGCTCGGGCTGATTAACAGGAAGATTAGCGGCGATCGGCAAATTAGCGAGGGCTGGGGTAGCGGTGGCGGCAATCATCAGCATGGCAGCGAAGGGGAGACGGGAACGCAGAGCACGGCAAATAGGGGCAATCATGGGGGACTCCACTCTGGGGAAACTATTACCACAACCAACTTCAAACCCTAGGTCGGTGAAGAGTTAGTATTGGGGGCAAGTATAGTTTTTTAGTCTGAGATTATTGCCAGAGGTTCCACAATTGTTAGAAGACTTCACAATTACTCCCACATTAGCCACCGCCGCTGGTTTAGTTTCGTATTTATACTCATATAGCTGCCCCCAAAAGAGACAAAAAAAAGGGACTAGCAACAAGTCCCAGCGAAACAATTATTGAACTTTTCTGTTTGAGTTTTGCGACAGAAAAATATTTAACTATCCATGCCGGGAATGTACTAATCCTTCAACCCTCTGACTTTGATCCCTAGCGACGGGGTACAGAAGCTTGGATGTTGATATTTTGGGCAGAAACTTTGGGAATAGTATTGGCGGCAGGGTTGATACTGCGGGCCATGGCCAGGAAATTCATCGGATTGCCAGCGGTAAGCTTTTTCTCCTGGGGAATAAAACGACGCACTTCGTTTTGCCAAACAATTTGGGGGAAGCCCAATTGACGACGGTGGTAAGCATCGTACCGGGGAGATTTAATGTTAAAGGGCAATTCACCCGCTTCCCGACCGGGAAGATTGCGACGACGTTGGTAAGGTACCGTGTCATAGCCAAAGTTACTGAGATACTCATCGCTGTTGAGTAGGTCGTCGATCAGCCCTTGATAGCCTTTGGTGGCTACGACAATGGACCAAGCGATTTTTTCCCGTTCGCTGTAAACGTCCCGTCCTAAAATCTTCTGTACACAATGCTCAACGAAGCGGTAGTTACTATTTTTTTCGTAGAAGCTATTGCGGAAGGTGT containing:
- a CDS encoding alpha-ketoacid dehydrogenase subunit beta, yielding MAETLLFAALRQALDEEMGRDVNVLVLGEDVGHYGGSYKVTKDLYEKYGEMRVLDTPIAENSFTGMAVGAAMTGLRPVIEGMNMGFLLLAFNQIANNAGMLRYTSGGNYQIPMVIRGPGGVGRQLGAEHSQRLEAYFHAVPGLKIVACSTPYNAKGLLKAAIRDNNPVLFFEHVLLYNLKENLPDYEYIVPLDKAEVVRPGKDVTILTYSRMRHHCLQALKTLEKEGYDPEIIDLISLKPFDMETISASVKKTHRVIIVEECMKTGGIGAELIALINDHLFDELDGPVVRLSSQDIPTPYNGMLERLTIVQPPQIVDAVKAIVG
- a CDS encoding response regulator transcription factor; this translates as MANILLVDDENALTEPLSKALGHQGHSIDIADQGKTGLAMAIAGQYDLLILDWMLPQVSGLEICRQIRTLGHSTPVLFLTAKDTLDDRVAGLDAGGDDYLVKPFQLRELLARVRALLRRQGQGETGLDNGSGGRGSLLSVNNISLDIANQVAYCQGQRIALSEKEVALLTLFLQAPGQILSHEEIYSHLWPGESPPSSNVLAALVRLLRRKIEQPNTPRLINSVYGKGYCFEVN
- a CDS encoding glycosyltransferase family protein, coding for MQSIQSPPLRQHFPWRSPKKLALKKSGGLRHRVTVCRCYYRIVLYSHDTMGLGHKRRNLLIAQTLLRSGLPVEILVITGIEEGNGALTAAGIDYVGLPSLRKNSDGSYSGRDLNLPLEKLIAWRSQLILQAIQQFQPDVLIVDNVPRGVERELDPSLEYMRQRPAMLCVLGLRDILDQPGAVKRDWDRADNERAIRRYYDAVWVYGDPQVYDLRQEYGFAPDIKAKMQPLGYFHQGDRLRYLAQPWAETQKNWNLPPRFVLGAVGGGQDGETLAIAFAQIPFTADLPGVLLTGPFMPESVRQELKVNAQQNPHLSILTHCPEPTMLMAAAERVITMGGYNTTCEILSFQKPALIIPRIKPRQEQWLRATRLQQLGLVDVLHPNQVNAQNLAAWLHCAPTNQHDKPVLNLRATQQLPLMLDHLLKTRARFISQAC
- a CDS encoding glycosyltransferase family 4 protein, which produces MPVLSPKPASQFRCKSSMAIAYVVKRYPRYSETFIVNEILAHEAAGLDIKIFALRPPMDSHFQDKIAQVKAPVTYIQKPNQGRSHPDLLGQNPTAASYLWAEIQATAALIPDLWGKLAYATGERSSVLYQALCLAQAVRHYGITHLHAHFASVATSVTRLAAYFAGVPYSFTAHAKDIFHESVDAADFARKLQDARAVVTVSDYNWAYLQHQYGGAASRVQRIYNGMDLMELPYQSCPNNGEPPLILSVSRFVEKKGLTYLIAACGLLRRWNCSFRCQIVGAGPLEPALRSQIAQHQLEPWVEITGPKPQGEVFRLLKQGTVFAAPYIVGKDGNRDGLPTVLLEAIALGTPCVATDVTGIPEIIQHQETGLLVGQNDPEQLAKALQTLLNDADLRNRFAQAARQRLAQAFDLHRNAAQLRELFHLGEQL
- a CDS encoding glycosyltransferase family 4 protein, with amino-acid sequence MKIAYVCADPGIPVFGCKGASIHVQEMIRAFRHQGATVTLFAARLGGKPPADLVDLPVYRLPKVPKGDLAMREQGLFQQNQTLQDLLTQAAPYDLVYERYSLWSRAGMSFARNRQIPGILEVNAPLIEEQATHRSLLDRDLALQVAKTAFGEATALIAVSEGVKSYLQQWVPADRLFVMPNGVNSARFSSTSKPCGAMPFTVGFVGSLKPWHGLDCLIEAFGQLRQTVPEARLLMVGDGPQRQEIERAIAQRRLTAQVQWTGTVLPEQVPHWLSQMSVAVAPYPASENFYFSPLKVVEYMAAGLPVIASRIGQLRDIIDHGVTGILSPPGEATALAQALEYLWRSPQQREQLGLAARGFVLKHHTWDRIAAEILVIAQA
- a CDS encoding ABC transporter ATP-binding protein — protein: MNRASPMNQAVPGLWAVITTFWPEIRAQWRLLLVAMVTLLVDVGLRLLEPWPLKLLIDGILIPSQTQPNLSLWGFTNLNPNWLLVLVTVGVIIIAISRAIATYWNTVSLAIVGSRVMAQVRDQLYGHLQRLSLRYHYQARSGDLIIRVSSDANRLQEILLTAALPLLVSLLTLGGMVGVMAWLDLKLTLLSLVTFPLFWFAANRLSAKIRHASLTQRHREGAVASTAAESLAAIKLVQALSLEQAFADLFSRQNQRSLQENIETKRLAANLERSVDVLIALGTALVMGYGGHLVIEDVLTAGTVLVFLTYLRNAYKPVQNFAKYTGRLAKAAASGERILDILAETPDIQDKPGAILAPFLQGFIEFKHVSFGYHPDQAILKGLNLTVKPGEKIALVGASGSGKSTLLSLLLRLYDPTAGAILIDGHDLRDYQLTSVRNQMAVVLQESLLFAATIRENIAYGIEGATMAEIETAASLANAHEFILQLPQGYNTVVGERGTTLSGGQRQRLAIARAAMRQTPILILDEPTSGLDKVNEQLVFEALERLAENRTSFLVTHNLQLAIAADQIFYLDQGQIREQGTHGELLAHQGAYADLFQRQTFAIVTESLRR